The following is a genomic window from Gadus morhua chromosome 23, gadMor3.0, whole genome shotgun sequence.
TGTTATTAATGGTTATGCAACGTTAATAAATGGAATGGTGCTTTTAGAAACACGGTTGAGGAATAAAAAGGTTCGGGCTCGGCACCGGAAGTAGCAACATGCTAGTGCTAGCAGTGCTATTTGGCGGAAATACATGCGAGGGCTAGCAGTGTTATGTAGCGGAAATACATGCTATTGCTAGAAGTACTATGTAGCAGAGATAGATGCTAGCGATAGCAGTGCTTTGTAGCGGAAATACATGCTAGTGCTAGCAGTGCTTTGTGAcgctagtaaaaaaaaaatgctagtGCTAACAGACTACGGGATTAGCCTTATGCTACTATACTTGGTACTACGGTCCCAAGTCTTTAAATGTGACGGACTTACCAAAGGATGTGAGATTCTGGATAGCGGACATACGATGTTAGGACGTGGACGTTATGGAGGGAAATACCGCGGCGGATCGAAGCCGTAAAGTGTGTATTTAAAGAGTTTCTGAAGACAATTGAACCCGTGAAGGAACGGCTAGCTCTTTCTCTGGCGGAGTGATCCGTAAGGAGTGATCCGTAAGCAGTGATCTGTACAGGACTTCCGGTCCCTGCACattcaaagtaaaagtcacgGGAAGCAAAACAATACTGCTCTCTGTTtcgtatatattttatattgtaagTATTTGTGGCTGATTAAATtaatatctccctctctctgtgtgtgtatatatatatatatatatatatatatatatatatatatatatatatatatatatatatatatatatatatatatatatatatatataaataaatataaatagagatatatatttatatttatatccatATCTATATCTTTATCTATATAATTTCTATATTTATATCCAGGGCATTTTCCTGCTAAATGCGGACTGGGCTTTTGTATAGGGCCCCCAAAGACACAAGGAGGCACCAACGCTTCTATTTCAGCCTTTTTTGGATGTttctaaaatataaaaaaatgatgtCTCATTTTCACGCGTATTCTTAATTATAATGCGGGTTGTATTTTGGGTAATAACTAGACGGGAGGTTAAAATTGTCTGCAGCTCTCGTTACCTCAAACGGCGCAACGCAGAGtactgcctttatttaacacacacacagacaatataaATATCAAACCGTTTGGTTCCCATATTACTAAAAATACATATGCACAGAATGCATGACAATAACTGGTTGGCAAATGTTTTCGTCTTGAAATACCAAAATATCCAAACAATGTTTACAAAAAGAATTAATCCTGTACGCAGCTATGCTTCCGACAGGGTCTTTGTTattcactcacacgcacacaaggcacgcgcgcgcacacacacacacgcacaagcacactcaGACAGAGACACGCAAGCTATGTACACATATTAAGGGAGGGTTCCTCTATGTTAAGGAAGTTTCGGcttcaaatgaaaataaaaaaatcctcattaATGCATAAAAATGTGCTTCAGGTGTAGCTAGCTCTGATGTGCTGGCTGCGTTAATTAAAATAACTCCTCTTTACAAACATCCAGATAGTCCTCGCCCTCGGTTCTTCACCTCTCTGATATTCCAACCAGCAGTGTCACCAGAAAGGCCAAGTTCCCCAAGAAGAACACGACCAGCAGGCTCAATGGGAGGGTTTGCTGCAGAGGAGGGAGCCAGAGTTATGGATTTACATTGAGACTTTTTAGCCACTCATTTGAGCTATCTTTTTTACAACGGTCCAGTAAAAGTGGCTCACCGCTTTTGGTCCATCAATGTCAAATCCTAATTAAAAACAGATGGAAAAAGATATTGGTAAGCAATGCAATGTTGACGCATTTTGAGCAGAATAGAACAATATTGCCTGGTAAGGCTTCCCTTAATGGATTATGTTACACTTTCTAGTggatttgttattgttattattaaataCTCATGTACAATTGAGGATAAATATAAGCTGAGCTGATCCTCCATGTGAAAGTGCAGCAGAGTAGATCCTACCGCAGAGCTACTGAGGTGGGGCTAGCAGAGAagttgtattatatatatatatgtatatatacatatatatattatatatacatatatatagcgtCACAGAGGCCTGTAGTGCTGTTACAATGTGTGGACTTAGCAGTAGGACACGTTGTTATACTAGCTTGAGGGTGAACTCTGTGTCAACTGTTGCATCAGTGTGTGGGCTGTTGATTCTGGAGCCTGATCGGTAATGTCTGTGTTGCGATTGTTATGGCTGTAACTGAGCGGACACAACCTTCACCGGAAAGAAACAAGGGGAGGTGGTCTAGGAAGTGGCCCAGCGTCTCATAATCggtctagacacacacacacagacaccagcacatgcaagcacacacatacaaacacacagacacacacgcacgcccctGGAAGTGTTCCTTTAGCTCGCCGGGGCCCTCCCGTACACTTCCAGGAGACCGGGGCAGCAGGTCACCTGGTTGTCGGCAGCGGCTGTACAGCTCGTAGCTCAGGTAGAGGGCCGCCTCCCAGCCCACGAAGCCCCCCATCACCTTCACCAGCGCCTGGTCCTCAGAGCGGTCGAACATCAGCAGGCCGGTGAAGATGGCCGCCACTGCTCAGGGACACGCAGGGTCGTTATCGAGGTGAATGGGTTTAGGACTATTGATTTAGACAGTGTTGGGTTCATTTGATGAGCTGGTAAGCAGCTCAAACAACTCCAGGGTCTTACCTGCGAGGACTTTCATAACGAGTGCATTGAGCATGTGGAGCCAGTTGAACACGTATCGCCTGTTGAAGAGAGGGAGGTGACATGAGAGGCTGTGGGTCCCCCTCCGATACTTAACTCTTTTACTTCTGTCACTCTTTCTAGTCACCATAGCTTGTTTCAACCAAATGAGACCCACAGTGGTACCAAAAGGGGATTCATGCCTACTCCTTTACAgtctaccaacacacacatacagcaacaAGTGGTCTACTACGTACATGTGATGATCTGGTCCACATCGGAACAGCGCCCCTAGTGGCTGGATGATTGCGAGGATGGTAACGAGGCATCCTAAGACAGGATGCGCTCCCTGTGAGGAACCATGATACTGGTCATTAGTGAGGGCTGATGGGGTCATGTGATCTATTGGCTCTAGAAGACCAATAAAACCGGACTACTCACTCCACTCCAGCCCCTGACATAGGAGAAGATCACGATGAAGGCAATCAGGGTAAGTATCACGGTGAGGCTCATCAGAGAGACATGGGCCTGGAGAATTCATCAAAGCAGACACATGTGAGTCAGGACGTGTGGACACACACCGGTGTACACACTTTAATGCAGTATTCCATACAACACGAGATATGAATAAGACCTGTCATCGAGGTAGACCCCCCCCTACAGGACAGAGCTCAGCTCATcaggtagaccccccccccccctacaggacAGAGCTCAGCTTATCAGGTAGACCCCCCTCCCTACAGGACAGTGCGTGTCAGAGTTTGAGTGTTTACTACTTTTCAGACTGCATCTTGGGGAATGAAAAGtgttgaatattttttttttggacaaTTCTCTCTAGCTtctatctctttgtctctggaCTGGTCAAAGACCCATTAAGACCAGTAGATCTGATCACCCCGCTTGGGAAGGAAACCATCGTTATCCTCACCAGAAACCAGACCGCTTTGCCGAAGGGACTGTGAGACTTGGCCAGACCTTTGAGGTATCTGGCAACCATCATACCAAGAGACGCCGTGGTCATCCACGCAATCAGCATGAGAGCCCCTGAGACAGGAAACACAGGCTGAACACCTCCTTCTTCACAGTCCGACGTTCTACCCTCTCAACAAGGCGGCGTCCCCCTAGCACTCACCGTGTGCCCTGATGCTCCGAGGTGACCCGGCCGTGCCCACCTGCTTATACTCTGAGATGGTCAGCTTCTCACTGCTGCTGAACCGCCCGCTGTGATAGCCGATCTCACCTGGGGAGGAGAAGCAAAGTCACTTTTTGGAAAATGAgggttaaataataaattatcataataataagacaAGTTTTTATTTCAGAATGCCTTTCAAAAACTTTCAAGCTCACCTTACATCTAAGCAAATtagaatttaaaaacaggcaaacATAGTATAAACAAACACCTACAAATAAACATTGCAACATATTCATTGAATTGGGTGGTGGTTGGAGTTAAGGAGGGATAGGCCAGTCGGAAACGGTGAGTTTTGATGCTGGTAGTCACCATCGGTGGAGGATCCGTAGGCGAACAACAGGTAGTAAGGCGCGTCAAAGCCAGTCTGGCCCTCCTGAGTGGAGATGGGATtgatggaggtgaaggagcAGCTGATCACCCCGTCCTGAAGGGAGCCCAGCACCCTGGACACGTTTCCCTGACGGAGTCAAACACAGAAGCCACAGGTCAGACCTGGACGCTGTTTGGATGCTTCATGGCGTACAAACCGGTTCCCTAAGCGTTACTCAAACGCACTGTTCAATTATAATGTAGGATCTTTGCTTCCCATTGATCTGCCTGCACTGCAGTCTTCTACTGCTGGCCGATTAAGTACTTTGTAACTTGCATGTTAATTAGGCGCAAATCAATTTTGCTTCCTGATTCTGCTTCATGGTGATTCTGCTGCAGGAAGTTCCTCATTTTTCAATCATTTACATCCTGATGGGAaggggagagtcagagacaaTGGCCTGCTCCTTTGGGTTTGACCTGTTGGCTAACCAAACGATTGGATTATTATATGAATGTGTCCAGAGACAGTCTGACCTCACACAGAAGACGTCAGACAGGTGCTACAGATGGAAGCCGTACCAGATCAAGGGTCTTTGGTTTCTGGCGTCCCGTTGAATAGGCATGCTGCACCCGGACCAGGCCCCGCGCGTCCAGGCCACAGATATAGATGTCATCATTTCCCTTTACAGAgaataaaacaacaaagaagGTGCAATGGTGCAGCAGCCGAGTTTGAAAAAGAAGTGACTCCGATGACAGAATGGTTGCATTACTCATTGCTCAATACTCATCAATCATTACCATCTTCTGGTCCTGAGAGAAGCCAAAGGAGACGTATCCTGGGCCACGACCCTTCAGCTCAAAGTGGGCCTCAGCCTCCGCCTCAGCCTTAAGACCGCTGACCGAGGCCGACATGAAGTGGCACCCCGTGTCCACAGCCGGGTCGCAGTTCAGGGGCTCGCTGAAGCAGACTTTGGTACGGCCGCATCCAGCGCTAGAGATGCTCAGCTACAGGGTACAGTTCATCGTGTTGGTGACagctagggatgcaccgaaatgaaaattcttggccgaaaccgaaaccgaatatactgaaacataGAGCTGGGTTTTCGATTCAAATTTCAAGAATCGATTCGATTACgatttttaagtttcagaatcgattttttccagattttctcagattccatccgattcgatccgatttTGATCTGATTTCCGATTCGATCTGATTTTGATTTGATCCgggggttaatgttattaaaaatgaaagatgtatttgaaccgtttccttcacttcatgactgtgtagagaagcaacatattaaaactagtattatatcaatattaaacagcaaatcttacaagtattggtagttactgatggctggaagactgatgaaaacgttaagggtcaatctaccttcaagaaagataattcaggacaataaatggaggacatcattgaggtgactatatctgcaacagtggattcctactgggacactaaccagtgcattattattatgcttgaaaataattaagaattcaccaaaaagcggttgctaccaaaagcatttttattttaaaactgctcacacttaataaactgagaagtactgaaactggaagtataaaatgtaaacgttgagcatttttctttaaagtgcg
Proteins encoded in this region:
- the zgc:163022 gene encoding putative ferric-chelate reductase 1 isoform X1, translating into MARLGPLVPLVPLVRLGLLLCLLPGVRGYSSGMVAPACSNMAPSHTGSPETGPSPFYVTSSNTTYQDGDTITVQLQSTGATPFKGFLLQAREVGGETPLGSFTVAGGAAQTLSCGLKSPNSAVSHTSSSDKNLISATWTAAVSENPKDIEFRATFVESYSRFWVSVRSPILIYSGASPNITPTAEVTTASISSGSSTPSTVSSSSDLPVSPAQLSISSAGCGRTKVCFSEPLNCDPAVDTGCHFMSASVSGLKAEAEAEAHFELKGRGPGYVSFGFSQDQKMGNDDIYICGLDARGLVRVQHAYSTGRQKPKTLDLGNVSRVLGSLQDGVISCSFTSINPISTQEGQTGFDAPYYLLFAYGSSTDGEIGYHSGRFSSSEKLTISEYKQVGTAGSPRSIRAHGALMLIAWMTTASLGMMVARYLKGLAKSHSPFGKAVWFLAHVSLMSLTVILTLIAFIVIFSYVRGWSGGAHPVLGCLVTILAIIQPLGALFRCGPDHHMRYVFNWLHMLNALVMKVLAVAAIFTGLLMFDRSEDQALVKVMGGFVGWEAALYLSYELYSRCRQPGFDIDGPKAQTLPLSLLVVFFLGNLAFLVTLLVGISER
- the zgc:163022 gene encoding putative ferric-chelate reductase 1 isoform X2 — protein: MARLGPLVPLVPLVRLGLLLCLLPGVRGYSSGMVAPACSNMAPSHTGSPETGPSPFYVTSSNTTYQDGDTITVQLQSTGATPFKGFLLQAREVGGETPLGSFTVAGGAAQTLSCGLKSPNSAVSHTSSSDKNLISATWTAAVSENPKDIEFRATFVESYSRFWVSVRSPILIYSGASPNITPTAEVTTASISSGSSTPSTLSISSAGCGRTKVCFSEPLNCDPAVDTGCHFMSASVSGLKAEAEAEAHFELKGRGPGYVSFGFSQDQKMGNDDIYICGLDARGLVRVQHAYSTGRQKPKTLDLGNVSRVLGSLQDGVISCSFTSINPISTQEGQTGFDAPYYLLFAYGSSTDGEIGYHSGRFSSSEKLTISEYKQVGTAGSPRSIRAHGALMLIAWMTTASLGMMVARYLKGLAKSHSPFGKAVWFLAHVSLMSLTVILTLIAFIVIFSYVRGWSGGAHPVLGCLVTILAIIQPLGALFRCGPDHHMRYVFNWLHMLNALVMKVLAVAAIFTGLLMFDRSEDQALVKVMGGFVGWEAALYLSYELYSRCRQPGFDIDGPKAQTLPLSLLVVFFLGNLAFLVTLLVGISER